A region from the Manihot esculenta cultivar AM560-2 chromosome 13, M.esculenta_v8, whole genome shotgun sequence genome encodes:
- the LOC110630081 gene encoding uncharacterized protein LOC110630081, protein MTEEMTKTSSAGYNGGLALLWRSVSHISVLNLFSHCIDVEISIDGIGSWRLTGFYGQPNHLRRNETWNLLRNLRDCSPLPWVCLGDFNDLLAIHEKRGGRPQPRAFIQGFREAICDAGLTDFPMGGYPFTWEHGKDSDHWIEEKLDRVLVSNGWRYKFLYAQAYTLDITTFDHLPIFLDVRSMVTRDHEIVLNNWNSGVIMNLEDWLKDRNAIHEAYRKLFQLLHDREVQWKQRAKDFWLRKGDANTRFFHAMATDRKRKNNVLRLQNSEGVWCLRGSGLEDLMVGYFKDIFTSRMGNMEPTLEHVTACVTEEMNQKLMESYSMEEVKAALFTMKPDKTLGIDGLILDFFKVTRRLWVLKLSRMISAKVNHDLITGWSIMRRAPIISHLFFTDDSLVTFQASSKEARVVKEIMDGYVEALGQLINYSKSSLCFSRNTPLDMQHDVCSILEVMEQKDLGAYLDLLTRIGINKRELFQFMKDRIWQKLNSWKQRCLSRVGKEVMLKTILQTLPTYAMNLFLVPQTICYELLRLMARFWWERGSSHKRGKYTWAIFTRDNSLVARTLKAKYFPFGSFLDSEIESNPSYLWRSLWEIKKLIASGSLKRVGHSRSISIWEDPWVPLNLNGKVDAHNILSILLSITGQADNWVWKFEKRGLYSVRSAYRFLTQTTHLSCSVAVRSMWKKLWHIRAPPKVLNLVWRACCNVIPCLVNLIRRNVQVSESCPVCSSQSETIIYALITCPFARDYWMMTESSWLFPHMQSFSD, encoded by the exons ATGACAGAGGAGATGACAAAAACTTCATCAGCCG GGTATAATGGGGGCTTGGCATTACTCTGGCGCTCAGTCTCTCATATTTctgttttgaatttattttcacaTTGCATTGATGTTGAAATTTCTATTGACGGTATTGGTTCTTGGAGGCTTACTGGTTTTTATGGTCAGCCTAATCACTTGAGACGAAATGAAACTTGGAATCTCCTTCGTAACTTAAGGGATTGTAGCCCCTTACCTTGGGTTTGTCTCGGTGATTTTAATGACTTACTTGCTATCCACGAGAAGAGAGGAGGGAGGCCACAACCACGTGCTTTCATTCAAGGTTTTCGTGAGGCTATTTGTGATGCAGGTTTGACTGATTTTCCTATGGGAGGATATCCTTTTACGTGGGAGCATGGTAAGGATTCTGATCATTGGATTGAGGAGAAATTAGATAGGGTTTTAGTATCTAACGGTTGGAGGTATAAATTCCTTTATGCTCAGGCATATACATTAGATATCACTACTTTTGATCACTTGCCAATCTTTCTGGATGTTCGCTCTATGGTCACTCGCGATCAC GAAATTGTTCTGAACAATTGGAATTCTGGGGTGATAATGAATTTGGAGGATTGGTTGAAG GATCGTAATGCTATTCATGAAGCATATCGAAAGTTATTTCAACTGCTACATGACCGTGAGGTTCAGTGGAAGCAGAGGGCGAAAGATTTTTGGCTTCGGAAAGGGGATGCTAATACACGTTTTTTCCATGCTATGGCTACAGACAGGAAGCGAAAAAATAATGTGCTTAGGCTTCAGAATTCGGAGGGAGTCTGGTGTTTGAGAGGGTCGGGCTTGGAAGATTTAATGGTTGGCTACTTTAAAGACATTTTTACATCACGCATGGGCAATATGGAGCCTACCCTTGAACACGTTACTGCATGTGTTACGGAGGAGATGAATCAGAAGCTGATGGAGTCTTATTCAATGGAGGAAGTGAAGGCTGCATTGTTTACCATGAAACCTGATAAAACTCTAGGCATTGATGGTTTAATCCTGGATTTTTTCAAAGTCACTAGGAGATTGTGGGTCCTGAA GTTGTCTCGTATGATTTCAGCTAAGGTAAATCATGATTTGATTACAGGATGGTCTATTATGAGAAGAGCTCCTATTATTTCACATTTATTTTTCACAGATGACAGTTTAGTTACTTTCCAAGCAAGTAGCAAAGAGGCACGTGTGGTGAAGGAGATTATGGATGGGTATGTTGAGGCGTTGGGACAATTAATCAATTATTCCAAGTCTTCTTTGTGCTTCTCACGTAATACACCTCTTGATATGCAACATGATGTATGTTCTATATTGGAGGTGATGGAGCAAAAAGACTTGGGGGCATATTTGGATTTGCTAACGCGAATAGGGATTAATAAGCGTGAGTTGTTTCAGTTTATGAAGGATAGAatatggcagaaactcaactcttGGAAGCAAAGATGTCTATCTAGGGTGGGAAAAGAAGTGATGTTAAAAACTATTCTCCAGACACTTCCAACGTAtgctatgaatttatttttggtgCCGCAAACAATTTGTTATGAATTGCTGCGACTTATGGCTCGATTTTGGTGGGAAAGAGGGAGCTCTCACAAACGAG GGAAGTACACATGGGCAATTTTCACTAGAGATAATTCATTGGTGGCAAGAACTCTCAAGGCCAAGTATTTTCCGTTTGGCTCTTTTTTAGATTCGGAGATTGAGAGTAATCCAAGCTACTTGTGGAGAAGTTTGTGGGAGATTAAGAAGTTGATTGCGTCAGGTTCTCTTAAAAGAGTTGGACATAGTAGAAGCATTTCGATTTGGGAGGATCCATGGGTGCCATTAAATTTGAATGGTAAG GTTGATGCTCATAATATATTGTCTATCCTTTTGAGTATCACTGGGCAAGCAGATAATTGGGTATGGAAATTTGAGAAACGTGGATTATATTCGGTTCGAAGTGCTTATAGATTCTTGACACAGACTACTCACTTGAGTTGCTCAGTTGCGGTTAGATCAATGTGGAAGAAACTCTGGCATATTCGGGCTCCACCGAAGGTTTTAAATCTGGTATGGCGAGCTTGCTGTAATGTTATTCCATGCTTGGTTAATTTAATTCGTAGGAATGTTCAAGTCAGTGAGTCTTGTCCTGTTTGCTCTAGTCAAAGTGAAACGATAATATATGCTCTAATTACTTGTCCTTTTGCTCGTGATTATTGGATGATGACTGAATCTAGTTGGCTCTTCCCCCACATGCAATCGTTTAGTGATTGA
- the LOC110630003 gene encoding plant intracellular Ras-group-related LRR protein 3 isoform X2 has product MDQTQKDFPILSYLLFQLDPNSHPPLQQELEQSLRTQFPHLNNPKLLSSLTQAIPTSVFQTQVLLKALGPRPDPETVSTARIKMARVGESGEMDKEVEIYKAVVRMDEMHEEYVRQLREVEDRLVGIYRNAVGGFENDEVNEEVVAILKAAESGGVVERVDLSGRQLRLFPEAFGRLHGLLLLNLSHNQLEVIPDSIAGLVKLEELDVSSNLLVSFPDSIGLLRNLKVLNVSGNKLNALPESVALCSSLVELDASFNNLMSLPTNIGYGLGNLERLSIQLNKIRFLPPSLCEMKSLRYLDVHFNELHGLPHAIGRLTNLEVLNLSSNFSDLTELPETIGDLTNLRELNLSNNQIRALPISFGRLENLNKLNLDENPLVIPPKEIVHKGVPAVREFMQKRWLDILAAEQQRRVQESNQQQAQTGWLAWGNSMLHNIVSGVSGSVSEYLGGTKAPRDPYLDQQL; this is encoded by the exons ATGGATCAAACCCAGAAGGATTTTCCAATCCTCTCGTATCTTCTGTTCCAACTTGATCCCAACTCTCATCCACCGCTCCAACAAGAACTTGAACAAAGTCTCAGAACTCAATTTCCCCATCTCAACAATCCAAAACTTCTCTCCTCACTGACCCAAGCCATTCCTACCTCAGTCTTCCAGACCCAAGTCCTCCTCAAAGCGTTAGGTCCCCGACCTGACCCGGAAACTGTGTCCACGGCCCGAATCAAGATGGCCCGGGTTGGAGAATCGGGTGAGATGGACAAGGAGGTGGAGATATACAAGGCGGTGGTGAGGATGGATGAGATGCACGAGGAGTATGTGAGGCAGTTAAGAGAAGTGGAGGATAGGCTCGTTGGGATTTATAGGAATGCTGTGGGGGGATTTGAGAATGATGAAGTGAACGAGGAGGTTGTTGCGATACTGAAAGCAGCAGAGAGTGGTGGTGTTGTGGAAAGAGTGGATCTTTCTGGGCGGCAATTGAGGTTATTTCCTGAGGCTTTTGGTAGGCTTCATGGGTTGCTTCTGCTCAATCTCTCTCACAATCAGCTAGAG GTCATTCCTGATTCAATTGCAGGACTTGTGAAACTTGAGGAGCTtgatgtttcttcaaatcttctTGTCTCATTCCCTGACTCTATTGGATTGTTGCGAAATCTTAAGGTCCTAAATGTGTCGGGAAACAAGTTGAATGCACTCCCTGAAAGTGTTGCTCTTTGCAG TTCTTTGGTGGAATTGGATGCTAGCTTTAACAACTTGATGTCTTTACCAACAAATATTGGGTATGGGCTGGGGAATCTTGAAAGGCTTTCTATCCAGCTGAATAAGATCCGTTTTCTTCCACCATCTCTTTGTGAAATGAAGTCTTTGAGATACTTGGATGTTCACTTCAATGAGCTTCATGGCCTACCACACGCCATTGGCAGATTGACAAATCTTGAGGTCCTGAACTTAAGCAGTAATTTCAGTGACTTGACTGAACTTCCTGAAACTATCGGTGATCTAACTAACCTGAGAGAGCTCAATCTGAGCAACAATCAAATCCGAGCTCTCCCCATCTCATTTGGTAGGCTTGAAAATCTGAACAAGCTGAACTTGGATGAAAATCCACTTGTAATTCCTCCAAAGGAGATAGTGCACAAGGGTGTTCCAGCTGTCAGGGAGTTCATGCAAAAGAGGTGGCTCGACATTTTAGCCGCGGAACAGCAGAGGAGAGTGCAGGAGTCGAATCAGCAACAAGCTCAAACTGGATGGCTGGCATGGGGCAATTCCAT GTTGCATAATATAGTTTCTGGGGTTTCTGGAAGTGTTTCAGAATATCTAGGAGGAACAAAAGCTCCACGAGATCCATATCTGGACCAGCAGCTTTGA
- the LOC110630004 gene encoding protein DOWNY MILDEW RESISTANCE 6 yields MLLSTMRGIPPLSCLYIHHLSFCTIIYTFAFRGSHTFSTEMGSFQLANGPSPLSLSSSFILPENKRPYLSQVSTVASIPVIDLNQELSQLIQQVSRACEEYGFFQIINHGVSQELCERMLKTISEFFELPPQERAKFFTTDHTKQIKLFNYNLKVDGQEDKVSMWSETFSHPLHPLDDVAHLLPENPPQYREVFAEYGMEMNELMTKLLRLMSQGLGLEKDCLKKKLGENPILRAQSNFYPPCPDPEMTLGLAVHTDLNALTIVRQSEGVTGLQVIKDGKWVAVDPIPNSFVINLGDQIQVLSNGRYKSVHHRAVTNKVHRRISLATFYVPGKDTVIGPIEDLIDEKHPPVYRSYRYAWFLEEFYRQEGTRRMVKETFELLTS; encoded by the exons atgttattgagCACAATGAGGGGTATACCTCCTCTGTCCTGCCTTTATATACACCACCTTTCTTTCTGCACTATAATTTACACTTTTGCATTCAGAGGAAGCCACACATTCTCTACAGAGATGGGATCCTTTCAGTTGGCCAATGGTCCCTCTCCTCTTTCACTTTCTTCTAGTTTCATTCTCCCAGAAAACAAAAGGCCATATCTTTCCCAGGTATCTACTGTGGCCTCAATTCCAGTCATTGACCTTAATCAGGAGTTGTCCCAGTTGATTCAACAAGTATCAAGGGCATGTGAGGAATATGGGTTCTTTCAGATCATCAACCATGGAGTCtctcaagaattatgtgagagAATGTTGAAAACCATTTCTGAATTCTTTGAATTGCCACCTCAAGAGAGGGCAAAGTTCTTTACCACAGATCACACTAAGCAGATCAAGCTCTTCAACTACAATCTTAAAGTTGATGGGCAAGAGGACAAAGTTTCAATGTGGAGTGAAACCTTCTCGCATCCTCTGCATCCTCTAGATGATGTAGCCCATCTTTTGCCAGAAAATCCTCCCCAATACAg GGAGGTTTTTGCTGAATATGGAATGGAGATGAATGAACTAATGACCAAGCTTTTGAGGTTGATGTCTCAAGGGCTAGGCCTAGAGAAAGATTGCTTAAAGAAGAAATTAGGTGAAAATCCCATTCTAAGAGCACAATCAAATTTCTATCCACCATGTCCAGACCCAGAGATGACCTTGGGGCTGGCTGTTCACACTGATCTTAATGCACTCACCATAGTCAGACAATCAGAAGGAGTGACTGGCCTTCAGGTCATCAAAGATGGGAAATGGGTGGCCGTTGATCCCATTCCTAATTCATTTGTCATCAATCTGGGTGATCAAATTCAG GTATTGAGCAATGGGAGATACAAAAGCGTACACCACAGGGCTGTGACTAACAAGGTACACCGAAGAATATCGTTGGCGACATTTTATGTGCCGGGAAAGGACACTGTGATTGGTCCAATCGAGGATTTAATCGATGAGAAACATCCTCCGGTGTATCGGAGCTACCGGTATGCATGGTTCCTTGAAGAATTTTACAGGCAAGAAGGAACAAGGAGGATGGTGAAGGAGACTTTTGAGCTGCTGACTTCATGA
- the LOC110630003 gene encoding plant intracellular Ras-group-related LRR protein 3 isoform X1, whose amino-acid sequence MDQTQKDFPILSYLLFQLDPNSHPPLQQELEQSLRTQFPHLNNPKLLSSLTQAIPTSVFQTQVLLKALGPRPDPETVSTARIKMARVGESGEMDKEVEIYKAVVRMDEMHEEYVRQLREVEDRLVGIYRNAVGGFENDEVNEEVVAILKAAESGGVVERVDLSGRQLRLFPEAFGRLHGLLLLNLSHNQLEVIPDSIAGLVKLEELDVSSNLLVSFPDSIGLLRNLKVLNVSGNKLNALPESVALCSSLVELDASFNNLMSLPTNIGYGLGNLERLSIQLNKIRFLPPSLCEMKSLRYLDVHFNELHGLPHAIGRLTNLEVLNLSSNFSDLTELPETIGDLTNLRELNLSNNQIRALPISFGRLENLNKLNLDENPLVIPPKEIVHKGVPAVREFMQKRWLDILAAEQQRRVQESNQQQAQTGWLAWGNSMLHNIVSGVSGSVSEYLGGTKAPRDPYLDQQL is encoded by the exons ATGGATCAAACCCAGAAGGATTTTCCAATCCTCTCGTATCTTCTGTTCCAACTTGATCCCAACTCTCATCCACCGCTCCAACAAGAACTTGAACAAAGTCTCAGAACTCAATTTCCCCATCTCAACAATCCAAAACTTCTCTCCTCACTGACCCAAGCCATTCCTACCTCAGTCTTCCAGACCCAAGTCCTCCTCAAAGCGTTAGGTCCCCGACCTGACCCGGAAACTGTGTCCACGGCCCGAATCAAGATGGCCCGGGTTGGAGAATCGGGTGAGATGGACAAGGAGGTGGAGATATACAAGGCGGTGGTGAGGATGGATGAGATGCACGAGGAGTATGTGAGGCAGTTAAGAGAAGTGGAGGATAGGCTCGTTGGGATTTATAGGAATGCTGTGGGGGGATTTGAGAATGATGAAGTGAACGAGGAGGTTGTTGCGATACTGAAAGCAGCAGAGAGTGGTGGTGTTGTGGAAAGAGTGGATCTTTCTGGGCGGCAATTGAGGTTATTTCCTGAGGCTTTTGGTAGGCTTCATGGGTTGCTTCTGCTCAATCTCTCTCACAATCAGCTAGAG GTCATTCCTGATTCAATTGCAGGACTTGTGAAACTTGAGGAGCTtgatgtttcttcaaatcttctTGTCTCATTCCCTGACTCTATTGGATTGTTGCGAAATCTTAAGGTCCTAAATGTGTCGGGAAACAAGTTGAATGCACTCCCTGAAAGTGTTGCTCTTTGCAG TTCTTTGGTGGAATTGGATGCTAGCTTTAACAACTTGATGTCTTTACCAACAAATATTGGGTATGGGCTGGGGAATCTTGAAAGGCTTTCTATCCAGCTGAATAAGATCCGTTTTCTTCCACCATCTCTTTGTGAAATGAAGTCTTTGAGATACTTGGATGTTCACTTCAATGAGCTTCATGGCCTACCACACGCCATTGGCAGATTGACAAATCTTGAGGTCCTGAACTTAAGCAGTAATTTCAGTGACTTGACTGAACTTCCTGAAACTATCGGTGATCTAACTAACCTGAGAGAGCTCAATCTGAGCAACAATCAAATCCGAGCTCTCCCCATCTCATTTGGTAGGCTTGAAAATCTGAACAAGCTGAACTTGGATGAAAATCCACTTGTAATTCCTCCAAAGGAGATAGTGCACAAGGGTGTTCCAGCTGTCAGGGAGTTCATGCAAAAGAGGTGGCTCGACATTTTAGCCGCGGAACAGCAGAGGAGAGTGCAGGAGTCGAATCAGCAACAAGCTCAAACTGGATGGCTGGCATGGGGCAATTCCATGTTGCATAACATAGTGTCTGGGGTTTCTGGAAGTGTTTCAGAATATCTAGGAGGAACAAAAGCTCCACGAGATCCATATCTGGACCAGCAGCTTTGA
- the LOC110629335 gene encoding protein MAK16 homolog A: protein MQHDEVIWQVIRHKHCSFMAKITTGNFCRNPYNVTGICNRSSCPLANSRYATIRDHDGVFYLYMKTIERAHKPNQLWERVKLPRNYEKALEIIDKHLSYWPKLLVHKVKQRLTKMTQMRIRMRKLALKTREKIMTTPRKLAKREARREEKAEKAALLDKSIEKELLERLKKGVYGDIYNYPADKYNELLDMDELQVAGEEEEEEEAEVEYVEGYDDLEEEDDIEDFGDLGIDGPLAFDGDNDDDDFERPEKVDHKRVRKESDRASSKPEKDESGAKLKKKARVLVEVEHEGGSERQKAVH, encoded by the exons ATGCAGCACGATGAGGTTATATGGCAAGTTATCAGGCACAAACACTGTAGTTTCATGGCCAA AATCACGACTGGGAATTTCTGTAGAAACCCATACAATGTGACGGGGATTTGTAACAGAAGTTCTTGTCCTCTCGCTAACAGTCGATATGCCACTATTCGAGATCATGATG GAGTTTTCTATCTATACATGAAGACAATAGAAAGGGCTCATAAACCAAATCAGTTGTGGGAAAGAGTTAAGCTTCCCAGAAATTATGAAAAGGCTCTTGAGATTATTGATAAACATCTG AGTTATTGGCCTAAGTTGCTGGTACACAAAGTAAAGCAACGGTTAACAAAAATGACTCAGATGCGCATTCGAATGAGGAAACTTGCCTTGAAGACAAG AGAAAAGATCATGACAACACCAAGAAAACTGGCAAAAAGGGAGGCTCGAAGAGAGGAAAAGGCAGAAAAAGCAGCCTTGTTGGATAAG AGTATCGAAAAAGAATTGCTAGAACGCCTTAAGAAAGGAGTTTATGGTGACATATACAATTATCCTGCGGATAAATACAATGAACTGCTTGATATGGATGAACTACAGGTTGCAGgtgaagaagaggaggaagag GAAGCTGAGGTCGAATATGTTGAGGGCTATGATGATCTTGAAGAGGAAGATGATATAGAAGATTTTGGTGACCTTGGAATCGATGGTCCCCTTGCATTTGATGGTGATAATG ATGATGATGATTTTGAGAGGCCAGAAAAAGTGGATCACAAGAGAGTGAGAAAAGAATCTGATCGGGCTTCAAGCAAGCCTGAGAAAGATGAATCTGGTgctaaattgaagaaaaaagcaAGGGTACTTGTAGAG GTTGAGCATGAAGGTGGTTCTGAAAGACAAAAAGCAGTTCACTGA